TGTGCAGGAAGCGGGTGACTTCGGCCGCACGCGCCACAACGGCAGCCCCGAGCCCACCGGCGAAGCAGGCGATTCCGACGGCGGCAAGGTCACCGTCGAATCAGGCATTACCGACGAGACGATGGCCGCATTGCGAGCGCGGGGACACAAGGTCGAGCGTTCGCGTGGCGACTTCGGCGGCTACCAGGCCATCATGATCGACTGGGACCACGGCACCCTGCGCGGTGGAACTGAATCGCGTAAAGATGGCTGTGCAGTAGGGTATTAAGGAAGCGATGAATGCGAAATGCAAAATGATGAATGATTAATAGGCTGGCGCCACGTGCGGCGATCCTTTTATCTTCATTCATCATTTTGCATTCACCTTTTCCCCTAAGTCCCTCTCACCATACCGTACCACTCGATGTGTTTGCGAGGGCAGTAGAGCATGCCCGCGGCGCGGCAGTATGGGATCAGCCAACGAGCACGATCGTCGAGTTCGGTCGGCTCCGTCCCTTGCGGCATGAGTAACACCCGGCTGCGGTCGACCTCTGGGAAAGTCCGCAAGTAACACTCGACATCGTGGCAGTCTTCGGGCCGATCGATGACGAACTTCAATTGATAGTTGTAATCGCGCACCAGTCGGCGAATCACATCCGGTGCATGTCGGGTACGCTCGTGCCGCGCATTCCAGCGTGGATGCTCATGGCGCGACGGCGTCGAATTGGCCAACTTGGGGCTGATCGACAACAGGTCGCACACCACCGGCAGGTCGAGCGTGCCGGCCGTCTCGATCGTGATGTGTCGTCCTTCGGCAGCGAGCGCCGCGGTCAAAGGAACCAACTCAGCCGATAGCATCGGCTCGCCTCCAGTGACAACCACGTGCGGCGTGTCCCACTCTCCGACACGCTCTAGCACTTCGTCGATCGACAGGTCCGCTCCCTCGGGCGACCACGAGGTGTAGGGCGTATCGCAAAACCAGCATCGCAGGTTGCAGCCGCTGGTG
This DNA window, taken from Pirellulales bacterium, encodes the following:
- a CDS encoding 7-carboxy-7-deazaguanine synthase QueE — its product is MKVAEIFHSRQGEGLLTGTQSIFVRTSGCNLRCWFCDTPYTSWSPEGADLSIDEVLERVGEWDTPHVVVTGGEPMLSAELVPLTAALAAEGRHITIETAGTLDLPVVCDLLSISPKLANSTPSRHEHPRWNARHERTRHAPDVIRRLVRDYNYQLKFVIDRPEDCHDVECYLRTFPEVDRSRVLLMPQGTEPTELDDRARWLIPYCRAAGMLYCPRKHIEWYGMVRGT